In the genome of Vicia villosa cultivar HV-30 ecotype Madison, WI linkage group LG7, Vvil1.0, whole genome shotgun sequence, one region contains:
- the LOC131617942 gene encoding subtilisin-like protease SBT4.3 has protein sequence MGSLPNEISYSPNSHHLSMLEQVYDGSNPENLLVQSYKRSFNGFAAMLNDHQKERLLGMKNVVSVFPSQTFRLQTTRSWDFLGFPQSIKRDHIVENDLVVGVLDTGLWPESESFNDKGFGPIPRKWRGVCAGGANFTCNKKVIGARFYGNGSVSARDYNGHGTHTSSTASGREVQGVSLDGLAKGTARGGVPNSRIAVYKVCGDDGACYDKDILAAFDDAIADGVDILTISVGGSLIIGLLQDVISIGSFHAMEKGILTVQAVGNDGPDPSSVASVAPWLFSVGATTIDRKFIDKLILGNGNTFIGKSVNLSPSNGTKFPIAKRNAQSCPDQNINITPETCGCLDKKMVKGKIVLCGIAWADEKMYESGAFGSIKNVAEYKNDFSYLTMMPSLNLDTKDYALVQSYTNSTKYPVAEILKSEIFHDVDAPKVPHFSSRGPNPVVPEIMKPDVSAPGVEILAAYSYQASPSDNVGDKRRFKYSIESGTSMACPHIAGIAAYVKSFHPNWSPAAIKSAIMTTAKSVNGTYNNSPGEFAYGSGNVNPQKVLNPGLIYDISKEDYVKMLCNYGFDTNQIKQISKENLTCIGNSHRSLVKDINYPALVIPIKPNKPFNVQIHRTVTNVGPPNSSYKATVIPIPNIKIIVEPKLLSFKTLNEKQSFVVTLIGKQESNQTAFSSSLVWSDGTHNVKSPIIVQIIS, from the exons ATGGGCTCACTTCCTAATGAAATATCATACTCTCCAAATTCTCATCATCTAAGCATGTTGGAACAAGTTTATGATGGTAGCAATCCAGAAAATCTCTTAGTTCAAAGTTACAAGAGAAGTTTTAATGGTTTTGCTGCCATGCTCAACGATCACCAAAAGGAAAGGCTTCTTGGCATGAAAAATGTGGTCTCTGTTTTTCCAAGCCAAACTTTTCGACTACAAACCACTAGGTCGTGGGATTTCCTTGGATTTCCACAGTCAATCAAAAGAGATCATATCGTTGAGAATGATTTGGTGGTTGGAGTCCTTGATACTGGATTATGGCCAGAATCCGAAAGTTTCAACGACAaag GTTTTGGTCCCATTCCAAGAAAATGGAGGGGGGTTTGTGCAGGAGGGGCTAATTTCACTTGCAACAAAAAAGTTATTGGAGCACGATTTTACGGTAATGGCAGTGTGAGTGCAAGAGATTATAATGGTCATGGGACTCACACTTCATCAACAGCAAGTGGAAGAGAGGTGCAAGGTGTGAGCTTGGATGGTCTTGCCAAAGGTACTGCAAGAGGAGGAGTTCCAAATTCAAGGATTGCTGTATACAAAGTATGTGGTGATGATGGTGCTTGTTATGATAAAGATATTTTAGCTGCATttgatgatgccattgctgatgGAGTGGACATCCTCACAATCTCGGTTGGGGGCTCATTAATCAttggtcttttgcaagatgtTATTTCCATTGGTTCTTTTCATGCCATGGAAAAAGGAATACTCACAGTGCAAGCGGTAGGAAACGATGGTCCTGACCCAAGTAGTGTTGCAAGTGTAGCACCATGGTTATTTAGCGTGGGTGCAACTACCATTGATCGTAAATTCATTGATAAGCTAATTCTTGGAAATGGAAATACTTTTATCGGTAAGTCTGTTAATCTTTCACCCTCAAATGGCACAAAGTTTCCAATAGCTAAGCGTAATGCTCAATCTTGCCCTgatcaaaatataaatataaccCCTGAAACATGTGGTTGTTTAGACAAAAAAATGGTGAAAGGTAAAATTGTTTTGTGTGGAATAGCATGGGCTGATGAAAAAATGTATGAAAGTGGTGCATTTGGTTCGATAAAAAATGTTGCGgaatataaaaatgatttttcttatcTCACTATGATGCCTTCACTTAACTTGGATACAAAGGACTATGCTCTTGTGCAATCTTATACAAATTCGACTAAATACCCTGTAGCTGAAATTTTGAAGAGTGAGATCTTCCATGATGTTGATGCTCCAAAAGTACCCCATTTCTCTTCTCGCGGGCCTAATCCTGTGGTTCCAGAAATTATGAAACCAGATGTAAGTGCTCCAGGAGTGGAGATTTTAGCTGCATATTCATACCAAGCATCACCATCTGATAATGTGGGTGACAAAAGGAGGTTCAAATACAGTATAGAATCTGGAACATCCATGGCATGTCCCCATATTGCAGGAATTGCTGCATATGTGAAATCATTTCATCCAAATTGGTCACCTGCAGCTATCAAATCTGCCATCATGACCACGGCAAAATCAGTTAATGGTACTTATAATAATTCTCCAGGTGAGTTTGCTTATGGATCTGGGAATGTCAATCCACAAAAGGTTCTTAATCCTGGACTGATTTATGACATCTCTAAAGAAGATTATGTGAAAATGCTTTGTAATTATGGCTTTGATACTAACCAAATTAAACAGATTAGTAAAGAAAACTTAACTTGTATTGGAAATTCTCACCGGTCTTTGGTAAAAGATATAAACTATCCTGCACTAGTGATCCCTATAAAGCCTAATAAACCTTTCAATGTTCAAATTCATAGAACAGTTACGAATGTTGGCCCCCCCAACTCAAGCTACAAAGCAACTGTGATTCCAATTCCAAATATCAAAATTATAGTGGAGCCAaaacttctttcattcaagacatTGAATGAGAAACAATCATTTGTCGTCACCCTTATTGGGAAACAAGAATCTAATCAAACTGCATTTTCTTCGTCACTTGTTTGGTCAGATGGCACTCACAATGTAAAGAGTCCAATTATTGTTCAAATAATATCCTAA
- the LOC131619794 gene encoding receptor-like protein 7 — protein sequence MSSLQVGVSDLVNLRYINLSYSNLMGNTPSTISHLSKLVSLDLITNDMELNPFTWKKPILNATNLRELYLDSVNMSSIRENSLSMINNLSSSLVSLSLSYTGMQGNLSSDILSLPNLQKLNLFDNYDLSGQLPKFNWSTPLRYLDLSYITFSGEIPYSIGHLKSLTHLNLRACNFNGMVPPSLWNLTQLTFLNLVANNFEGKISSSLSKLTKLTFLNLGASSFPCLSNLSLSITSLFLTSRFLFSLLRYVPRMNMMLMVTMNTFADDIVIVTVDIRGIWMIKFLILDQISAVLEKQHYCPRNRYNL from the exons atgtcttcattGCAAGTTGGTGTTAGTGATCTAGTTAATCTCAGATATATAAATCTATCGTACTCTAATCTCATGGGTAATACTCCTTCCACCATCTCTCATTTGTCAAAATTAGTATCACTTGATCTTATCACAAATGACATGGAACTCAATCCATTCACATGGAAGAAACCCATTCTTAATGCTACCAATTTGAGGGAGCTTTATCTAGATAGTGTGAATATGAGTTCAATAAGAGAGAACTCTTTGTCTATGATAAATAATTTGTCATCCTCTTTGGTTTCTCTTAGTCTGTCATACACTGGGATGCAAGGAAATTTGTCAAGTGACATCCTCTCTTTACCTAATCTTCAAAAACTAAATTTGTTTGATAATTATGATCTTAGTGGTCAACTTCCAAAGTTCAATTGGAGCACTCCTCTTAGGTACTTGGACCTCTCCTACATTACTTTCTCAGGTGAAATTCCTTATTCCATAGGTCACTTGAAGTCTCTTACTCACTTAAACCTTCGAGCCTGCAATTTTAATGGAATGGTTCCTCCATCTTTGTGGAACCTCACTCAACTCACATTCTTAAACCTTGTCGCCAACAATTTTGAGGGTAAGATCTCATCATCactttcaaaacttacaaagctCACTTTCTTAAATCTTGGAG CTTCCTCTTTCCCATGCCTCTCCAATCTTAGTCTGTCTATTACTTCCTTATTCCTCACTTCACGTTTCCTTTTCTCACTTCTACGTTATGTGCCCAGG ATGAATATGATGTTGATGGTGACGATGAACACGTTTGCCGATGATATCGTGAT agtgACTGTGGATATTAGAGGTATTTGGATGATAAAGTTTTTGATTTTGGATCAAATCTCTGCTGTATTAGAG AAACAACATTATTGTCCAAGAAATAGGTATAACCTATAG
- the LOC131616066 gene encoding uncharacterized protein LOC131616066 — MLSHFSHSSFLLTTTILFIMMRFNFLYALFSLFLIKINASIHHYNNQPFTHRSNAFFFHAGTEALFSSSSSFIRFETVSFTRPNESAITYGQMQTHTGLVEAIILEVKDRNRIGGFYFNPKSDLICCTPDLAKLHNCNVGEVIVQNNPDNPDFPKRIKTFFRGIDQVAKMDPQTVEINATGMYYLYFMFCDPNLKGTTVTGKTVWRNPTGYLPGKMAPLMTLYGFMSLAYLLLGLLWFLRFLQFWKEKDVVHVHLHYHITAVIALGMCEMALWYFEYANFNVTGSRPMGITIWAVTFTSVKKTLSRLLLLVVSMGYGVVRPTLGGQGVANRVVLLGLMYFVACEAFELVEHLGNINDFSGKSKLLLVLPVVCLDSCFILWIFSSLSKTLEKLQTRRNLAKMEIYRKFTNTLAVSVLLSIAWIGFELYFNATDPLSELWQIAWIIPAFWSLLSYTLLLVICVLWAPSRNPTRYAYLEGTDDIDEEGISLTSSIAKMSGDVTTNLERKERKGSSATNLTIAEDIEEDKRE; from the exons ATGCTCTCTCATTTTTCTCATTCTTCATTCTTACTTACTACTACAATCTTGTTCATCATGATGAGATTCAACTTCCTCTATGCACTATTTTCACTCTTTCTCATCAAAATCAACGCTTCTATTCATCACTACAACAACCAACCTTTCACTCACCGTTCCAACGCCTTCTTCTTCCACGCCGGCACCGAAgctctcttctcctcttcttCATCTTTCATCAG gtTTGAAACGGTGTCGTTCACCAGACCCAATGAATCTGCCATCACCTATGGCCAAATGCAAACTCACACTGGTCTTGTTGAAGCTATTATTCTTGAAGTTAAAGACAGAAACAGAATTGGTGGATTCTATTTTAATCCCAAATCTGATTTGATTTGTTGTACTCCTGATCTTGCTAAACTGCATAACTGTAATGTTGGTGAAGTTATTGTTCAGAATAATCCTGATAACCCCGACTTCCCCAAACGGATTAAGACGTTCTTCCGAGGGATCGATCAAGTTGCTAAGATGGATCCTCAAACTGTTGAAATTAATGCTACTGGGATGTATTATCTATACTTCATGTTTTGTGATCCTAACCTGAAGGGGACTACTGTTACTGGAAAAACTGTGTGGAGAAACCCTACTGGTTATCTTCCTGGTAAAATGGCACCTCTTATGACGCTTTACGGTTTCATGTCTTTGGCTTATCTGTTACTTGGTCTTCTATGGTTTTTGAGGTTTCTTCAGTTTTGGAAAGAGAAGGATGTTGTGCATGTTCACCTTCACTACCATATAACAGCTGTTATTGCTCTTGGAATGTGTGAGATGGCTTTGTGGTATTTTGAGTATGCCAATTTCAATGTTACTGGTAGTAGGCCTATGGGAATTACGATATGGGCTGTTACTTTTACCTCTGTTAAGAAGACGCTTTCGAGGTTGCTTCTGCTTGTTGTTTCTATGGGATACGGTGTTGTTCGTCCTACCCTTGGCGGGCAGGGGGTTGCGAATAGAGTTGTGCTTCTTGGGTTGATGTACTTTGTTGCATGTGAAGCGTTTGAGCTTGTTGAGCATTTGGGGAACATCAATGACTTCTCTGGGAAATCTAAGTTGCTGTTGGTACTACCTGTTGTTTGCCTTGACTCATGCTTCATTCTCTGGATCTTCTCTTCCTTGTCTAAAACCTTGGAGAAACTGCAG ACAAGGAGAAACTTGGCTAAGATGGAGATCTACCGAAAATTTACGAATACCCTTGCAGTGTCTGTGCTATTGTCCATTGCATGGATTGGCTTTGAG CTGTACTTCAATGCAACCGATCCTTTAAGTGAGCTGTGGCAAATTGCTTGGATTATTCCTGCTTTCTGGTCCCTGCTTTCATATACTCTCTTGCTGGTGATATGTGTCCTTTGGGCTCCTTCTCGTAACCCTACCAG ATATGCATACTTAGAAGGAACAGATGACATTGATGAGGAAGGTATCTCTCTGACAAGCAGCATTGCAAAGATGAGTGGGGATGTGACAACCAATCTTGAGCGGAAAGAAAGGAAAGGTTCCAGTGCCACAAATCTTACGATTGCAGAAGATATTGAGGAAGATAAACGGGAATAA
- the LOC131616065 gene encoding vacuolar-sorting receptor 1-like, with amino-acid sequence MKMLTKFCFLWCLWIFLCGSCCMGRFVVEKNNLKITSPKSLRGVYECAIGNFGVPKYGGTMIGTVVYPKFNQNGCHKFNDADTSLSSKPGSFPSFVLVDRGDCYFTLKAWNAQMGGAAAILVADDRVEPLITMDTPEEGTGGNADDYIEKITIPSALISKSLGDSIKKALSSGGMVNVNLDWREALPHPDERVEYELWTSSNDECGPKCESEMNFLKSFKGAAQLLEQKGYTRFTPHYITWYCPEAFILSQQCKAQCINNGRYCAPDPEQDFSRGYDGKDVVVQNLRQACFFKVANDSGKPWQWWDYVTDFAIRCPMRGHRYTEECSDQVVQSLGVDLKKIKECIGDRNADVENPILKAEQDAQIGQGTRGDVTILPTLVINNRQYRGMLSKAAVLKAICASFQETTEPSICLTPDMETNECLVNNGGCWQDKTANITACRDTFRGRICECPIVQNVKFVGDGYTHCEASGPLRCAVNNGGCWQGTQGGRSYSACIDDHTKGCKCPHGFRGDGVHSCEDVDECKEKLACQCPECSCKNTWGSYECSCSNGLFYMRESDMCIGKYSASVSNGGFVWMLILILGIGGTGGYAFYKYRIQRYMDYEIRAIMAQYMPLDNQPENLNQVQHAV; translated from the exons ATGAAAATGTtgacaaagttttgttttttatggTGTCTTTGGATTTTTCTATGTGGGTCTTGTTGTATGGGAAGATTTGTGGTAgaaaaaaacaatttgaaaatCACTTCTCCCAAATCATTGAGAGGTGTTTATGAATGTGCAATTGGGAATTTTGGGGTTCCTAAATATGGTGGAACCATGATTGGAACAGTTGTGTACCCTAAGTTTAATCAGAATGGATGCCACAAATTTAATGATGCTGATACTTCCTTGAGTTCCAAGCCTGGAAGCTTTCCTTCCTTTGTTCTTGTTGATCGCGGAG ATTGTTACTTCACTTTGAAGGCATGGAATGCTCAGATGGGTGGAGCAGCAGCGATTCTTGTTGCAGATGACAGGGTAGAACCATTGATCACCATGGACACTCCTGAAGAAGGGACTGGTGGTAACGCTGATGATTATATTGAAAAGATTACAATTCCGTCGGCTCTTATCAGCAAATCACTCGGGGACAGTATCAAGAAGGCTCTCTCAAGTGGAGGAATGGTGAACGTAAATCTCGATTGGAGAGAAGCACTTCCACACCCTGACGAGAGAGTTGAATATGAGTTATGGACGAGTAGTAACGACGAGTGTGGTCCAAAATGTGAGAGCGAAATGAATTTTTTGAAGAGTTTTAAAGGCGCGGCTCAATTACTTGAGCAAAAAGGGTACACTCGGTTTACGCCTCATTATATAACTTGGTATTGTCCAGAAGCATTCATCTTAAGCCAACAGTGTAAAGCTCAGTGCATTAATAACGGGAGGTACTGTGCGCCTGATCCCGAACAAGATTTCAGTAGAGGGTATGATGGGAAAGATGTTGTTGTTCAAAATTTGCGCCAAGCTTGCTTCTTTAAAGTTGCAAATGATAGTGGTAAGCCTTGGCAATGGTGGGATTATGTTACCGACTTTGCAATCCGATGTCCAATGAGAGGACATAGATACACTGAAGAATGCTCGGATCAAGTTGTTCAATCTCTTG gtgttgatttaaaaaaaattaaagaatgcATAGGGGATCGCAATGCAGATGTTGAAAATCCTATCCTTAAGGCTGAACAGGATGCACAG ATTGGACAGGGTACTCGTGGAGATGTTACAATACTACCTACTCTTGTTATAAACAACAGACAATATAGAG GTATGCTGTCGAAAGCAGCGGTATTGAAAGCAATCTGCGCAAGTTTCCAAGAGACAACTGAGCCATCAATTTGTTTAACTCCAg ACATGGAAACAAATGAGTGTTTGGTGAACAATGGTGGTTGTTGGCAAGACAAAACTGCCAACATTACAGCATGCAGG GACACTTTCCGCGGAAGAATATGCGAGTGCCCTATTGTACAAAATGTGAAGTTTGTTGGTGATGGATATACTCATTGCGAAG CTAGTGGACCTTTGCGGTGTGCAGTCAACAACGGAGGTTGTTGGCAGGGAACCCAAGGCGGTCGGTCTTACTCTGCTTGTATC GACGATCATACAAAAGGTTGTAAGTGTCCGCATGGATTCAGGGGCGACGGAGTCCACTCATGTGAAG ATGTGGATGAGTGCAAAGAGAAATTGGCATGCCAGTGCCCAGAGTGCAGCTGCAAAAACACCTGGGGGAGTTATGAATGCTCGTGTAGTAACGGTTTGTTCTATATGCGGGAAAGTGACATGTGTATTG GCAAATATAGCGCTTCAGTGTCGAATGGGGGATTTGTTTGGATGCTTATACTGATATTAGGTATTGGTGGCACTGGCGGATATGCATTCTACAAGTACAGAATCCAG AGATACATGGATTATGAGATAAGAGCGATAATGGCGCAATATATGCCGTTGGATAATCAACCGGAGAACTTAAATCAAGTTCAGCATGCTGTgtag